The Doryrhamphus excisus isolate RoL2022-K1 chromosome 1, RoL_Dexc_1.0, whole genome shotgun sequence genome includes a window with the following:
- the basp1 gene encoding brain acid soluble protein 1 homolog has protein sequence MGGKLSKKKKGYNVNDDKTKDKDTKAEGASPEDNQTLKDSKDEAAAASTDSKETANDTAANDAAAKEEKNATKEPEKPATNAEPKTDGTKSAEPAKAEETPATPKEPPPTTKEGGKEEADAKKTEAPKVEVAPKAEAALAVSPDPKAPAAPAKETPSSTAAPEAPPKEANATEAPSKDQSVAAQD, from the coding sequence ATGGGAGGTAAActgagcaagaagaagaagggctACAACGTCAACGatgacaagaccaaagacaaggaCACCAAGGCAGAGGGGGCAAGTCCTGAGGACAACCAGACGCTGAAAGACAGCAAAGACgaagccgccgccgcctccaccGATTCCAAGGAGACAGCCAACGACACGGCGGCCAATGATGCGGCTGCCAAGGAGGAGAAGAACGCCACCAAGGAGCCGGAGAAGCCCGCCACCAATGCTGAGCCCAAAACGGACGGCACCAAAAGCGCCGAGCCCGCCAAGGCCGAAGAGACTCCGGCCACCCCCAAGGAGCCGCCCCCAACCACTAAGGAGGGTGGCAAAGAGGAGGCCGATGCCAAAAAGACTGAGGCCCCCAAAGTTGAGGTTGCCCCCAAAGCTGAGGCGGCCCTCGCCGTGTCCCCGGACCCCAAAGCCCCGGCAGCCCCGGCCAaggagaccccgagttcaaCAGCAGCCCCCGAAGCTCCGCCCAAAGAGGCCAATGCCACAGAGGCGCCCAGCAAGGATCAAAGTGTAGCAGCTCAAGATTAA